Proteins from a single region of Chryseobacterium sp. T16E-39:
- a CDS encoding efflux RND transporter periplasmic adaptor subunit — translation MKKTLIYIIVAAVLVGLAAYKIAGNKEKQTQEVKEVAKQVDKINVNVVTVTRENIDTDYSANGTFLPKQEMNQSSEIAGRIVSVLVKEGSRVSAGQTLATIKRDAIEVDVTQAQNNLQNAIIDNQRYENAYKTGGVTKQQLDNSRLQLKNMQAAVKAQGVRVGDTSIRAGISGTINKKMVEPGTVVSVGSSMFEIVNINSLKLSVLVDESQIGRIQLGQEVPINVNVLPEDSFSGRITFIAPKSDASLNFPVEIEVQNRGNLKAGMYATAVFKTNHGAETQNMLTVPAEAFVNGVSSGQMFIVQNGTAKMIKVTTGKVYGDKVQILTGLNGGEQVITSGQINLDNGSKINIVKK, via the coding sequence ATGAAAAAAACTTTAATATATATCATCGTAGCAGCAGTACTTGTTGGTTTAGCGGCTTATAAGATTGCCGGAAACAAGGAAAAACAGACACAGGAAGTTAAAGAAGTAGCGAAACAGGTTGACAAGATCAACGTGAATGTAGTGACTGTGACCAGAGAAAATATTGATACAGATTATTCAGCGAACGGTACTTTTCTTCCAAAACAGGAAATGAACCAGTCTTCTGAAATTGCAGGACGTATCGTTAGTGTTTTGGTTAAAGAAGGATCAAGAGTTTCTGCAGGTCAGACTTTAGCAACGATTAAAAGAGATGCGATCGAAGTTGATGTAACACAGGCTCAAAATAACCTACAAAACGCAATTATAGATAATCAGCGTTACGAAAACGCATATAAAACCGGCGGTGTTACAAAACAGCAGCTTGACAATTCAAGATTACAATTGAAAAACATGCAGGCAGCTGTAAAAGCTCAAGGTGTAAGAGTAGGTGATACAAGCATTCGTGCAGGTATTAGCGGAACAATTAATAAAAAAATGGTGGAGCCTGGAACGGTTGTTTCTGTAGGATCTTCGATGTTTGAGATTGTTAATATCAATAGCTTAAAACTTTCTGTATTAGTGGATGAAAGCCAGATTGGAAGAATTCAATTAGGTCAGGAAGTGCCAATCAATGTGAATGTTTTGCCTGAAGATTCTTTCAGCGGAAGAATTACATTTATCGCTCCTAAAAGTGATGCCTCTTTAAACTTCCCGGTTGAAATTGAAGTTCAGAACAGAGGGAACTTAAAAGCAGGTATGTATGCTACAGCTGTATTTAAAACAAATCATGGCGCTGAAACTCAGAATATGTTAACGGTTCCTGCTGAAGCATTCGTAAATGGAGTAAGTTCAGGTCAAATGTTTATCGTTCAAAACGGAACAGCTAAAATGATCAAAGTAACTACCGGAAAAGTATATGGAGATAAAGTACAGATCCTGACAGGTCTTAATGGTGGAGAGCAGGTAATTACCAGTGGACAGATCAACTTGGATAACGGGTCAAAAATCAATATTGTAAAGAAGTAG
- a CDS encoding TolC family protein, whose protein sequence is MKRKRITAIKLKIGIAAAFMIFGYSSVSAQQQVSLQEAIKQALQNKAEAKKAALQIKKAEYKIDEARAGALPQVTGTAALTYNPVIQQSLLEFGGQRITAQLGQPWSTNAGINVQQAIFDQRVFTGLKAAKSTREFYILNAQLTNEQIIENVATAYYQVFVQEENLKTVQASYENTERVRNVIKSLLDNGLAKSIDLDRTNVQLTNIGSNRQQLINSVELSKNSLKFYMGVPIDTKIELEEKTIEPRPELIMSNVNLDNRLELQVKNKNRELLVFNKKATEAYLYPTVSLQANYAWAATGKKFPLTNGLSNGVLWSDYSAIGLNINVPIFTGGATKAKIQQAEIDIQDLDQDIQNTQLNLSLDYKNAISNMENSIINIQSMKDNVGLAERVQKNTQSNYQNGLATLTEVLDSENALTSAKQNYSNALLDYKQAEIKLIKAKGELNTLQNP, encoded by the coding sequence ATGAAAAGAAAACGTATAACTGCAATCAAGCTAAAAATTGGGATAGCTGCAGCATTTATGATTTTCGGCTATTCATCGGTGTCTGCACAACAGCAGGTTTCCTTGCAGGAAGCTATCAAGCAGGCGCTCCAAAATAAAGCAGAAGCCAAAAAAGCTGCTTTACAGATCAAAAAAGCTGAATATAAAATTGATGAAGCCAGAGCTGGGGCTCTACCTCAGGTGACTGGTACTGCGGCTTTAACTTATAACCCTGTTATTCAGCAATCATTGCTGGAATTTGGAGGGCAAAGGATAACGGCTCAGCTGGGACAGCCATGGAGTACCAATGCGGGAATCAATGTTCAGCAGGCGATATTTGACCAGAGGGTTTTTACCGGTCTTAAAGCTGCAAAATCAACCAGAGAATTTTACATTCTGAATGCTCAATTAACCAATGAACAAATCATTGAAAATGTGGCAACCGCTTATTATCAGGTTTTTGTACAGGAAGAAAATCTTAAAACTGTACAGGCGAGCTATGAAAATACGGAAAGAGTAAGAAATGTAATCAAAAGTTTGCTAGACAACGGGTTAGCAAAATCGATTGATCTGGATCGTACCAATGTCCAGTTGACCAATATTGGGTCAAATAGACAGCAATTGATCAACTCAGTTGAACTTTCTAAGAATTCTCTAAAGTTTTATATGGGAGTTCCAATCGATACAAAAATCGAATTGGAAGAAAAGACGATTGAGCCAAGACCAGAGCTTATTATGAGCAATGTGAATCTGGATAACCGTTTGGAGTTACAGGTAAAGAATAAAAACAGAGAACTTTTGGTGTTCAATAAAAAAGCAACAGAAGCCTATTTGTATCCTACTGTAAGCTTGCAGGCAAACTATGCATGGGCTGCAACAGGAAAGAAATTTCCTCTTACCAATGGTTTGAGTAATGGAGTACTTTGGAGTGATTATTCTGCAATAGGATTGAATATTAATGTTCCAATCTTTACGGGTGGGGCTACAAAAGCTAAGATCCAGCAGGCTGAAATCGATATTCAGGATTTAGATCAGGATATTCAAAATACGCAGCTGAATTTGAGCTTGGATTATAAAAATGCGATTTCCAATATGGAGAATTCGATCATCAATATTCAAAGTATGAAAGATAATGTTGGCCTTGCAGAAAGAGTACAAAAAAATACTCAATCCAATTATCAGAATGGTTTGGCAACACTTACAGAAGTATTGGATTCTGAAAATGCTTTAACGTCTGCAAAACAGAACTATTCAAATGCATTATTAGACTACAAGCAGGCTGAGATCAAATTAATTAAAGCTAAAGGAGAATTAAACACATTACAAAACCCATAA
- a CDS encoding TetR/AcrR family transcriptional regulator, with the protein MSNQAKKDQTQELIKETAKHLFFVKGKFDATTQEIADEAGVNRTLINYYFRSRDNLMQIVFDEAQKVEQEKSKIIQNSSLPFKEKMSQFIEGSLSTSLQYPYLETYIVSQINKGNCHQKDIEEDDLKKMYEDIEKEMELGNIERMKPIQFILNMVSLLVFPSAIRPLLMENLMISDKEFDKIISERKEIILNILFKN; encoded by the coding sequence ATGTCAAATCAAGCAAAAAAAGACCAAACACAAGAATTGATCAAAGAAACTGCGAAGCACTTATTCTTTGTGAAAGGGAAGTTTGATGCTACCACGCAAGAGATTGCAGATGAAGCGGGTGTGAACAGGACGCTTATTAATTACTATTTCCGTTCCAGAGATAATCTGATGCAGATCGTTTTTGATGAAGCGCAGAAAGTAGAGCAGGAAAAGTCCAAAATTATTCAGAATTCTTCTTTACCATTTAAAGAAAAAATGAGTCAGTTTATAGAGGGAAGCCTTTCTACAAGCCTTCAATATCCTTACCTCGAAACTTATATTGTTTCACAGATCAATAAGGGAAACTGCCACCAGAAAGATATTGAAGAGGACGATTTGAAAAAGATGTATGAGGATATTGAAAAAGAAATGGAGCTAGGAAATATCGAAAGAATGAAGCCTATTCAATTTATTTTGAATATGGTTTCCCTTTTAGTTTTCCCGAGTGCGATACGGCCTCTTTTAATGGAGAATCTGATGATAAGTGATAAGGAATTTGATAAGATTATATCAGAGAGAAAAGAGATCATTTTAAACATCTTATTTAAAAATTAG
- a CDS encoding T9SS type B sorting domain-containing protein: MWHFQTRTTTHTTYHFVNYSATDSQGNIFVAGNYGLHLSIGVSNISFGNVSLNTNSTEMGRAVVAKLDKNKNVIWVKEIKSDYISNVTSIVIDKLDNLIISGSADGNNLKLNPNTNDIFAQNNSEGIGFITKWTNNGSFIFGNVYRYASSFTSAVDENNDIITLGRYVNYNGIITDFDPDPNVVHPLPAPNGSFIMKNLSNGNFSWAKPIHTAELNCVKVNKNNEIIILGNYNGTLTINTNQNFPANIPQATNRFFLAKFDTTGNLSWFQHLAHGPSMNAVSNSKIAIDNNNNIYTAGTFYEPQSINFTNTSVNLPVGGRNVIYKISNSGQHIWNSVIKADDGYDFLTIALNTDNTINFFVKYSDEIIKVINSNNTEETVKRLDLFQNYIGYGSHSSRAYYLKFRNDGKLIYNKSDFSTYSLSQNIDYEGNIINAGNFESFQDFNPDPDIKEILYPQSYQNSFVQKFGKCYNGTPDGDKIQVFCSALNPTIADLFPKTSYTTWYDSLLSTNPLPGNTLLQNNAIYYASVQDESCPLNTKRLAVTVIIKNSPPTLVVNDFYFCNDVNQMTLNQLNINNNQNIHFYDSAGNQIGNFTNIIPGAQYYVTQYNECESTKVPFKVFSIQGTPPTANTQQTFCAANQPKASDIQITGQNIKWYDAAGNILPATTSLVNGQTYYASQTINGCESNKISIHVTVNNTPKPAANTAQDFCASANPTLANLVVTGTSLVFYSATGNVLPLTTPLVHGQTYFVTQTINGCESEKQSIAVTLSVNNVPAQDVTDAICNTSTGTTISINLHSYEGSIIANPSNYTFSYTDSAGNIISNPSSYIMSIGSTVIHVKVSTPDGCFIVIRLSLTLNPKPKLTLPDQIDFCQGKSVTLDAGNGFTSYLWNTGVTTQTIVVSTPGNYSVKVTNNFGCESIANIQVSYSVLAEIVSVTITNNSATILLSASGNYEYSLDNINWQDSNVFNNLSMGEYIVYVRTKSGCIIGQKKFSIFNIPNTITPNGDGVNDKWRIKGLENYTGTEIGVYDRKGIPVFKEVINKRPFEWDGKYNSTPLITGSYWYIIKVSDGRIYNGWLLIKNRD; this comes from the coding sequence ATGTGGCACTTTCAAACGAGAACGACAACTCATACTACCTATCATTTTGTAAATTATAGTGCAACAGATTCACAAGGAAATATTTTTGTTGCAGGTAATTACGGATTACATTTATCAATAGGTGTAAGTAATATTTCCTTTGGAAATGTATCTCTTAATACAAATAGTACGGAAATGGGAAGAGCTGTTGTAGCAAAATTAGATAAAAACAAAAATGTAATCTGGGTAAAAGAAATTAAGTCTGATTATATATCAAATGTAACCTCTATTGTTATTGACAAACTGGATAATCTTATTATTTCAGGCAGTGCTGATGGAAATAATCTTAAATTAAATCCAAATACCAATGATATTTTTGCTCAAAATAATTCAGAAGGCATAGGATTCATTACAAAATGGACAAACAATGGTAGTTTTATCTTTGGAAATGTCTATCGATATGCATCAAGTTTTACCAGTGCTGTTGACGAAAATAACGATATAATTACATTAGGACGATATGTAAATTATAATGGAATAATTACTGATTTTGATCCTGATCCTAATGTTGTTCATCCATTACCTGCACCTAATGGTTCGTTTATCATGAAAAATCTTTCAAATGGTAATTTTTCATGGGCAAAACCAATACACACAGCAGAATTAAATTGCGTTAAGGTTAATAAAAATAATGAGATAATAATTTTAGGAAACTATAATGGAACACTAACAATAAATACTAATCAAAATTTTCCGGCAAATATACCTCAGGCTACTAATAGATTTTTCTTAGCAAAATTTGATACTACCGGTAACCTCTCATGGTTTCAACATTTAGCTCATGGTCCTTCTATGAATGCCGTATCAAATTCAAAAATTGCAATTGATAATAACAACAATATTTATACTGCTGGTACATTTTATGAGCCACAATCTATTAATTTTACTAATACATCAGTTAATCTACCAGTAGGTGGAAGAAATGTAATTTATAAAATAAGTAATAGTGGGCAACATATTTGGAATTCGGTAATTAAAGCAGATGACGGTTATGATTTTCTTACAATAGCTTTAAACACGGATAATACAATCAATTTTTTTGTAAAATATTCGGATGAAATTATTAAAGTTATTAATAGCAATAATACTGAAGAGACCGTAAAGAGATTAGATCTATTTCAAAACTACATAGGTTATGGTTCACACTCTTCTAGAGCATATTATTTAAAATTCAGAAATGATGGAAAACTAATCTACAACAAAAGTGATTTTTCCACGTATTCATTAAGTCAGAATATTGATTATGAGGGAAACATCATTAATGCAGGAAATTTTGAAAGTTTTCAGGATTTTAATCCAGATCCTGATATAAAGGAAATTCTATACCCTCAAAGTTATCAGAATTCTTTTGTTCAAAAGTTCGGAAAGTGTTACAATGGAACTCCTGACGGAGATAAAATACAGGTTTTTTGTTCTGCCTTAAACCCGACCATTGCAGATTTATTCCCAAAGACATCATATACAACATGGTATGATTCATTGCTGTCAACAAATCCATTACCAGGAAATACATTATTACAAAATAATGCGATTTACTATGCCTCAGTCCAAGACGAATCATGTCCTTTAAATACTAAAAGATTGGCAGTTACAGTAATTATTAAAAACTCACCTCCCACATTGGTGGTTAATGATTTTTATTTTTGTAATGATGTAAATCAAATGACTTTAAATCAGTTAAATATAAATAATAACCAGAATATCCATTTTTATGATTCTGCTGGAAATCAGATAGGTAATTTTACAAATATTATTCCCGGAGCTCAGTATTATGTAACACAATATAATGAATGTGAAAGTACCAAGGTACCCTTTAAAGTATTTTCTATTCAAGGAACACCTCCAACGGCAAACACACAACAAACATTTTGTGCGGCCAACCAACCAAAGGCTTCTGATATCCAAATTACAGGGCAAAATATAAAATGGTATGATGCCGCAGGAAATATTTTACCCGCAACAACTTCGCTTGTAAATGGGCAAACCTATTATGCTTCACAAACGATCAATGGTTGTGAAAGTAATAAAATATCTATTCACGTAACTGTAAATAATACTCCAAAACCCGCAGCAAATACGGCTCAGGATTTCTGTGCTTCAGCCAATCCTACATTGGCAAATCTGGTCGTTACAGGAACTTCATTAGTATTCTATAGTGCGACAGGAAATGTCTTACCTCTTACGACTCCATTGGTACACGGACAGACTTATTTTGTGACTCAAACGATCAATGGCTGTGAATCTGAGAAACAGAGCATAGCAGTTACTTTATCCGTAAATAATGTTCCTGCTCAGGATGTCACAGATGCTATATGTAATACCTCTACAGGAACAACAATAAGTATTAATCTTCATTCATATGAAGGAAGTATTATTGCCAATCCAAGCAATTACACCTTTAGCTATACTGATAGCGCAGGAAATATTATTTCCAATCCTTCCAGTTATATAATGAGTATCGGCTCAACAGTTATTCATGTAAAAGTATCTACTCCGGATGGATGCTTTATAGTGATCAGATTAAGTTTAACTTTAAATCCAAAACCAAAACTTACCCTTCCCGATCAGATTGATTTCTGTCAGGGTAAAAGTGTAACGCTAGATGCTGGAAATGGATTCACTTCTTACCTGTGGAATACCGGAGTGACTACTCAAACGATTGTTGTTTCCACTCCCGGAAATTATTCTGTAAAAGTGACCAACAATTTTGGATGCGAAAGTATTGCCAATATTCAGGTCAGCTATTCTGTCCTGGCTGAGATCGTTTCAGTAACTATCACTAATAATTCTGCCACCATTCTTCTGTCAGCCAGTGGAAATTATGAATATTCATTAGATAACATCAACTGGCAGGACTCTAATGTATTCAATAACCTGAGCATGGGAGAATATATAGTTTATGTGAGAACGAAATCAGGCTGTATTATCGGTCAGAAAAAATTCTCTATTTTCAACATTCCAAATACCATCACGCCCAATGGTGATGGAGTCAATGATAAATGGAGAATTAAGGGATTGGAAAATTATACTGGAACTGAAATTGGCGTTTACGACAGAAAAGGAATTCCGGTATTTAAAGAAGTGATCAATAAAAGACCATTTGAGTGGGATGGAAAATATAATTCTACACCATTAATTACAGGAAGCTATTGGTATATTATAAAAGTATCCGATGGAAGAATATACAATGGGTGGCTACTGATTAAAAACAGAGACTAA